The Miltoncostaea marina DNA window GCCTCGGGCCGCTGCCCGTGCTCGACGGCACGGTGCGCCGGGTGCTCGAGCTGGCGGACGACCCCGACTCGAGCGTCGCCGAGATCGCGGTGGCGATCGAGCGCGACCCCACGTTCTCGGCCAACCTGCTGCGGGCTGCGAACTCGGCCCACTACGGGCGGCGCCGCGGCGCGTCCGGCGTGCACGACGCCCTCATGATCGTCGGCCGCGAGGGCATGCGGCGGATCGCCACCGAATCGGCCACGTACCGGCTGCTGGAGCGGGCGGGCGACACCGGCCCGGAGACGCGCGCCGAGCTGCACGCGCACGCGGTGGCGGTGGCCGGGCACGCGGCGGTGCTCGCCGAGCGGGCCGGCCTCGACGCCGAGGCGGCCCACCTCGCCGGCCTGCTGCACGACCTGGGCAAGGTGCTGCTGCCGATGATCTTCGGCGCGCGGCACGTGAGCGACGCGCTGGCGGGCGCGCCGCGCGGCCTGCAGCGCCTGCTGGCCGAGCGCGCCGGGCTCGGGATCGACCACGCGGCCGCCGGCGCCGCCCTGGCGGGCGCGTGGGAGCTCGACGCCCACATCGTCGACGCCATCCGCCACCACCACGGCCCCGAGCCGCTCGACGGCATCCCGGGGTGCGTGCAGGCGGCCAACGAGCTCGTGCTGCTGACCGGGGGCGCGAGCGTCGAGCCCGCGCTGCTGGCCGGCGCCCTGCGGGCGATCGGGCTCGACCCGGCGGTGCTCGACGACCTCGTGCACGGCGGCGGATCGGTCGAGCTCGACCACGCCCGCGACCAGATGCGGCGGCTGGAGCGCATCGCGCACATCGACGACCTGACCGGCCTCGCGGTGCGCCGCCACTGGACGGCGCAGGTCGCGGCCGCGATCGAGCGCGGCGAGCGCGGCGCGGTGCTCCTGCTGGACGTCGACGAGTTCAAGGGCGTCAACGACGCGTTCGGCCACCTGGTCGGCGACGAGGTGCTGCGGGCGGTGGCCCGGGTGATCGGCGACGCCGGGCTGGCGGGGCGGCTGGGCGGCGACGAGTTCTGCGTGTGGGTGCCGCACGGGGGCGACGACGCCCTGGCCGTGGCCGGGTGGATCTGCCGCGACGTGCTCGCCGCCACCCCGGGCGCGACGGGCGGCACCGCCGTCGGCGTGTCGGTCGGCGTGGCGCGCGCGCCGGGCGACGGCACCGACGTGACTGCGCTGCTCGGCGCGGCCGACGCCGCGCTGTACGAGGTGAAGCGGGGCGGCCGGGGGCGGGCGGGCGCGGCCCGCGCGGAGCACCGCCCGGCGCCCCCGCCCGAGGCCGCGGCCGCCGGCGCCGGCGAGGCCCTGCGGGCCGTCTTCGACGCGCAGCTCGCCGCCGTGTCGGTGGCCGAGCGCGCCCGCGTCGAGAAGGAGGGCGCCCGGGCGGCGGCGGCGGTCGACGGGGCGCTGGCCCGGCTCTGCGCCGACCCGGCGTCGGTCGGGCTCGTGCTGCGCCACGGGCTGTCGCCGCGTCTGCTGTCCCACGGCCTCCAGACCGCGGCGCTGGCCTGCGTCACCGGCTGCCGCCTGGGCTGGGACGCCGACCGCCTGGCGCAGCTCGCGGTGGCCGCGCTCTACGCCGACATCGGCATGACCCGGCTGGACCGCGGCCTCACCGAGAAGCCGGGCCGGCTCACCGACGCCGAGCGCGCCCAGCTGCAGCGCCACCCGGCCCTCGGCGCCGCCCTGCTGGCCGCCGTCGGCGCCACCTGGCCGCTGGCCGCCGTGGTGGCCGGCCAGCACCACGAGCGCTGGGACGGCGCGGGCTACCCGGCCGGGCTCAGCGGCGAGCGCATCCGCCCCGAGGCCCAGGTGGTGGCCGTCTGCCACCGCTACCTCGCGGCGGTCCAGCAGCGCCCCCACCGGCCCGGCCTGCCGCCCCACCAGGCGCTGGAGCTGCTCTACACCCTCGGCGGCGGGCTCGCGGGGCGGGACGTGCTCGAGGCGTTCGTGGAGTCGATCGCGATCTACCCGGTCGGGGCGTTCGTGCGCCTCTCGAACGGCCTGTCGGGCGAGGTGCTCGCCGGCGGCACCCCCACGCGACCCCGGGTGCTCGCGCTGTGGGACCCCTCGGGCGATCCGCTGGCCGAGCGCCCGGTCATCGACCTCGCCGACCAGCCGACCCTCTTCGTCGACTCGCTGAGCGGCGGCTGAGCGCGCCCGGCCGGGTCATGCTGAACCGGCCGAGGGGGAGGCCGAGGAACGTCGCCACGCCGTCCCATCCGCCGTCGGGCCGCGGCGTGAGGCGGTCCCGCAGCGCGCGCAGCGGCCCCGCGTAGACGAGCTCGGGGCCGGCGGGGCCGTGGCGCACGCGGAACGGGATGCCGGGCAGCCGCCCGAGCGCCGTGGCGCCGCGCGAGCCGGCGATGCGCTTGTGCAGCAGCCCGAGGGGCGGCAGCATCCCGCTCTCGCGCGCGAGCGCCCAGCGCCCGCCGAGGCCGTCGGTCCGGACCGGCTCCATGCCGGGTCGGTTCCCACCGCGCGCGCCGCCGACACGTCCCCGCCCCAGGAGGCACATGTGCGCCGCGCCGCAGGCAGCCCCGCCACCCTCTTCCGCGTTGTCGCGCTCGCCGAGGCGGCCTCGTGGGCCGGCCTGCTGCTGGGCATGCTGCTCAAGTACGGTCCGCCCGGAGCGGACGCCGGGGTGGCGCTGTTCGGCCCCGTCCACGGGGCGCTGTTCCTGCTCTACGTCGTCGTGGCGCTCGCCACCTGGCGGCGCCTGCGCTGGAGCGCCGCGGTCGGCGCGACGGCCCTGCTCGCCGCGGTGCCGCCGCTCGCCACCTGGGCGTTCGAGCGGTGGGCGCTGCGCACCGGGCGCCTGGAGGAGCCGGAGGTCGCCGGAACCGATCCGTTCTTGGAATAGATCAAGTTCTCAGGTAGCGTCCCCGGCCGTGCCGCACACCGCCGAGCAGCGCCTGCGCGACGCGGGCCTCAGGGTCACGGCGCCGCGCGTCGCGGTGCTGCGGGCGCTCGACGGGGCGCGGGACCACCCGAGCGTCGACCAGGTCATCGCCCGGGTGCGGGCCGCCGGGACGCCGATCTCCGTCCAGGGGGCCTACGATGCCTGCGAGGCGCTGATGCGGGCGGGCCTCGCCCGCCGCATCGAGCCCGCGGGCGGCCCGGCGCGGTACGAGTCCCGCGTCGGCGACAACCACCACCACCTCGTCTGCCGCGCCTGCGGCGCGGCCGCCGACGTCGATTGCGCCGCCGGCCACACCGTGTGCATGGAGCCGTCGGACGCCCGCGGCTTCCGGCTGGACGAGGTCGAGGTCGTGTATTGGGGCCTCTGCCCCGACTGTCAGCAGACCATCGACGAGAGGAACACTGCATGAGCGACGTCGCGAGCACCCCGCCCGCCGACGGAGACGACCGCCGCGTCCTGACGAATCGCCAGGGCCACCCGGTCCACGACAACCAGAACCAGCGGACCGTCGGCGCGCGTGGCCCGGCGACGCTCGAGAACTACCAGTTCCTCGAGAAGATCAGCCACTTCGACCGCGAGCGCATCCCCGAGCGGGTGGTGCACGCCCGCGGCTTCACCGCGTACGGGTTCTTCGAGGCCTACGGGGCCTGCGGCGACGAGCCCATCGCCCGCTTCACCCGCGCCAAGCTGCTCCAGGAGCGCGGCGCGCGCACCGACGTGGCCGTGCGGTTCTCGACGGTGGCCGGCGGCCGGGACTCCTCGGAGTGCGCGCGCGACCCGCGCGGCTTCGCGGTGAAGTTCTACACCGAGGACGGCAACTGGGACCTCGTCGGCAACAACCTCGGCGTCTTCTTCATCCGCGACGCCATCAAGTTCCCCGACTTCATCCACTCCCAGAAGCCCGACCCGGTGACGTTCCGCCAGGAGCCGAACCGCATCTTCGACTTCATCAGCCAGACGCCGGAGTCGATGCACATGGTCACCCTCGTGTTCGGCCCGCGCGGCATCCCCGCGAGCTACCGGCACATGCAGGGCTTCGGCGTGAACACCTACAAGTGGGTGAACGCGCAGGGCGAGACGGTGCTGGTCAAGTACCACTGGCTCCCGAAGCAGGGCGTGCGCAGCTGGACCCAGGCCGACGCGGCCGCCGTCCAGGCCGACGACCTCGGCCCCCACTCGAAGGACCTCTACGAGGCGATCGAGCGCGGCGACCACCCCGAGTGGGAGCTGTGCGTCCAGATGATGTCGGACGACGAGCACCCCGAGCTCGACTGGGACCCGCTCGACGACACGAAGGTCTGGCCCGAGGAGCAGTTCCCGCTCAGGCCGATCGGCCGCATGGTGCTGAACCGCAACGTCTCGAACGTCTTCGCCGAGAACGAGCAGATCGCCTTCGGGACCGGCGTGCTCGTGGACGGGCTCGACTTCTCCGACGACAAGATGCTCGTGGGCCGGACGTTCTCGTACAGCGACACGCAGCGCTACCGCGTGGGCCCGAACTACCTGCAGCTGCCGGTCAACCGGCCGAAGGCGCCCGTGGCCACCAACCAGCGCGACGGCCAGATGGCCTACGGCGTGGACGACCCGGGCGAGAACCCGCACGTCAACTACGAGCCGTCCATCACGGGCGGCCTGCGCGAGGCGCAGGCCCCGGCCCACGACGAGCAGGGCCCGGTGATCGAGGGCCGGCTCACCCGCGCGCGCATCCCGCGCACGCAGGACTACCGCCAGGCCGGCGAGCGCTACCTGCTCTCCGAGCAGTGGGAGAAGGACGACCTGGTGCTCAACCTGGTCACCCTCCTCGCCCAGTGCGACCGCCCCATCCAGGAGCGCATGGTCTGGCACCTGCTCCTCTGCGAGGACGAGCTCGGCCTGCGGGTCGGCGACGGCCTCGGCATCACGCCCGACGACGTGCGCTCGCTGGAGCCGCTCGCGAGCCAGACGCTCAGCGAGGAGGACGAGCGCCGGCGCGCGAACCTCGGCGCCAACGGCCCGCGCGACGTGCGCGGGCACGTGATGACGCACTGCGTCCCCAACGAGCGCGACGTGCGTGCCGCCGAGCCGGAGCGCGTCACCGCCGGGCAGCGGTAGCGGGCGCGGCCGCGGGCCCGCCCGGCACGTCCGGGCGGGCCCGCGCGGCCACGAGCGCGGCGAAGCGGGCCGGCGGCATCGGCCTGCCGACGAGGTAGCCCTGCGCGTAGGCGCACCCGAAGGCGTCGAGCGCCGCGAGCTGCGACGGGCGCTCCACGCCCTCGGCCACCGCCGGCACGCCGAGCGAGCCGGCCAGGTCGAGGATGCCCCGCACGAGCGCCGAGCGGTCCGGCCCCCCGTCCGCGCCCTCCACGAACAGCCGGTCGACCTTCAGGACGTCGACCGGCATGCGCGCGAGGTAGGCGAGCGAGCTGAACCCGGTCCCGAAGTCGTCGATGGCGAGGCGCACGCCGAGCGCCTTCAGGCGGCGCAGCGCCTCGAGCGCGCGGTCGGGGTCGTCCAGCAGCACGGTCTCGGTGAGCTCCAGCACGAGCGCGGCGGGATCGAGACCGGTCTCCTCGAGCGCCTCGGCCACCCAGCCCGGCATGCGCGGATCCTGGACCTGCCGCGCGGAGACGTTGACGCTCACCTCCAGGCCCGCCCCGCCCGGCAGCGAGGCGCGCCAGGCGGCGGCCTGCCGACAGGCCTCGCGCAGCACCCAGCGCCCGAGGGGGATGATCTGCCCCGTCTCCTCCGCGAGCGGCACGAACTCGGCCGGGCCGAGCAGCCCGCGCTCGGGGTGCGGCCAGCGGACCAGCGCCTCGGCGCCGACGACCTCGCCCGTCGCCACCCGGACGAGCGGCTGGTACTGCACCGCCAGGCGCCCGCGCTCCACCGCCCGGGCGAGCTCCGTGGTGACCCGCAGGCGGTCGGTGATCGCCTGGCGCATCGGCTCGCGGAAGACCTCGTGGCCCCCGCGCTGCCGGCGCTTGGCGACGTACATCGCGGCGTCGGCGTCCGCGAGCAGCTCGGTCGCGTCGCCGCCGTCCGGGCCGCAGAGCGCGACCCCGATGCTGGCCGAGAGCGGCAGCTCCAGGTCGCCCTCGCGCCACGGGCGGGCGAGCTCGGCGACGATGCGGCGCGCGACGCCCTCGGCCTCCGACAGGTCGGCGACCCGCCCCAGCAGCACCGCGAACTCGTCGCCGCCGAGCCGCGCCGCCGTGTCGTCCCCGCGCAGGGCGCCCAGCAGGCGCGCGGCGATCTCCCGCAGCAGCCGGTCGCCGGCCTCGTGGCCCAGGCTGTCGTTGACCTCCTTGAAGCCGTCGAGGTCGATGTAGAGCAGCGCCGCGTGCCCGTCGCCGCGGACGCGGCAGCGCGCGATCGCCGCGTCCGCCCGCGCGATGAACAGGGCGCGGTCCGGCAGCCCGGTCAGGCCGTCGTGGGTCGCCTGGTGCCGCAGGCGCCGCTCGAGCGCCTCGCGCTCGGTCACGTCGCGCGCGTTCACCACCAGGCCGCGCACGTCGGGGTCGCCCAGCAGGTCGGTGGCGAGCAGCTCGAGGCGCTTCGTGGCGCCGCCGACCTGGAAGGCGCAGAGGAAGCCCGTGGGCGCCGGCGCGCCGGCGGCGGCGCGCAGGTACGCGAGCAGCGCGCCGGGGTCGTCGGGCATCGCCCGCTCGAGCCAGCGCTCCGGGGGCCAGCCGACCGGGTCGTCGCCCAGGGCGCGCGCCGCGGACGGGCTCGCGTAGGTGATGCGCAGGCCCGCGTCGAGCACCACGATGATGTCGGCGGCGTGCTGGACGAGCGCCCGCACGCGGCGCTCGCCGCGGCGCCGCTGCAGGTCGGCGACCTGCGCCAGCGAGCGCTCAAGCTCGCGCACGAGGCCCGCCATGCGCAGCGGCACGAGCGCCGAGAGCACGGCCACCCCCGCGAGCGCGACCGCGCGGGCCCGGGTGTCGTGGGCCAGCAGGGCGGCAGCCGGCAGGGCCAGGCCGGCGACGCCCAGGGTGGCGAGGCGCGCCCGCGTCGGCCGCTGGGGCGCGACGGCCGAGCGCTCGGCCAGCCGCGCCGCGCCCGGCTCGAGCGCCGCGGCGGCGAGCAGCACGAAGAACGGCATCCAGGCGACGGCGAACGGGTCCCCGGCACCGACGGCGCCGCTCACGACCCGGACGCCGTGCACGAGGTCGGCCACGAGCAGGAGCACGCACCCGCCGACCAGCAGCCAGAGCGCCGCCGGCCGGGCGCCCGGGCTCATGGCGAGCCGGAGCACCGCGCCGAGCAGGACGAGGTCGAGCGCCGGGTACGCCACCATCAGCACCTGCGCCGCCCACGACGCGGAGCCCTGCCCCTCGTGCGTCGCCGGCTCGATCAGGACCACCCAGGCGGTGGCGGCCGCCGCGCCGCCCATCACCAGCGAGTCGAGCAGCCCGGCGCGGTCGCGCCCCGCCGTGCGTGCGCGCACGAGCAGCACGATGCCGCCGATGAGCATCGGGGAGCTGGTCAGGTAGAAGGCATCGGCGAGGCCAGGATGGCCCGGCGCCTCGCCGGTCAGGAGCATCGTCCAGAGCATCACGAGGTCGCCGGCCGCGAACACGGCCGTGCCGGCCGCGATGACCAGCCAGGGCCGCCGGGCGGGCGGACGGCGGCGGGCCGCCGCCGCGACGAGCACGCCGACGCACGCCAGGACCAGCACGTGGTACG harbors:
- a CDS encoding HDOD domain-containing protein, encoding MMERLRGALHRLGPLPVLDGTVRRVLELADDPDSSVAEIAVAIERDPTFSANLLRAANSAHYGRRRGASGVHDALMIVGREGMRRIATESATYRLLERAGDTGPETRAELHAHAVAVAGHAAVLAERAGLDAEAAHLAGLLHDLGKVLLPMIFGARHVSDALAGAPRGLQRLLAERAGLGIDHAAAGAALAGAWELDAHIVDAIRHHHGPEPLDGIPGCVQAANELVLLTGGASVEPALLAGALRAIGLDPAVLDDLVHGGGSVELDHARDQMRRLERIAHIDDLTGLAVRRHWTAQVAAAIERGERGAVLLLDVDEFKGVNDAFGHLVGDEVLRAVARVIGDAGLAGRLGGDEFCVWVPHGGDDALAVAGWICRDVLAATPGATGGTAVGVSVGVARAPGDGTDVTALLGAADAALYEVKRGGRGRAGAARAEHRPAPPPEAAAAGAGEALRAVFDAQLAAVSVAERARVEKEGARAAAAVDGALARLCADPASVGLVLRHGLSPRLLSHGLQTAALACVTGCRLGWDADRLAQLAVAALYADIGMTRLDRGLTEKPGRLTDAERAQLQRHPALGAALLAAVGATWPLAAVVAGQHHERWDGAGYPAGLSGERIRPEAQVVAVCHRYLAAVQQRPHRPGLPPHQALELLYTLGGGLAGRDVLEAFVESIAIYPVGAFVRLSNGLSGEVLAGGTPTRPRVLALWDPSGDPLAERPVIDLADQPTLFVDSLSGG
- a CDS encoding DUF3817 domain-containing protein, with product MRRAAGSPATLFRVVALAEAASWAGLLLGMLLKYGPPGADAGVALFGPVHGALFLLYVVVALATWRRLRWSAAVGATALLAAVPPLATWAFERWALRTGRLEEPEVAGTDPFLE
- a CDS encoding Fur family transcriptional regulator; this encodes MPHTAEQRLRDAGLRVTAPRVAVLRALDGARDHPSVDQVIARVRAAGTPISVQGAYDACEALMRAGLARRIEPAGGPARYESRVGDNHHHLVCRACGAAADVDCAAGHTVCMEPSDARGFRLDEVEVVYWGLCPDCQQTIDERNTA
- a CDS encoding catalase, producing MSDVASTPPADGDDRRVLTNRQGHPVHDNQNQRTVGARGPATLENYQFLEKISHFDRERIPERVVHARGFTAYGFFEAYGACGDEPIARFTRAKLLQERGARTDVAVRFSTVAGGRDSSECARDPRGFAVKFYTEDGNWDLVGNNLGVFFIRDAIKFPDFIHSQKPDPVTFRQEPNRIFDFISQTPESMHMVTLVFGPRGIPASYRHMQGFGVNTYKWVNAQGETVLVKYHWLPKQGVRSWTQADAAAVQADDLGPHSKDLYEAIERGDHPEWELCVQMMSDDEHPELDWDPLDDTKVWPEEQFPLRPIGRMVLNRNVSNVFAENEQIAFGTGVLVDGLDFSDDKMLVGRTFSYSDTQRYRVGPNYLQLPVNRPKAPVATNQRDGQMAYGVDDPGENPHVNYEPSITGGLREAQAPAHDEQGPVIEGRLTRARIPRTQDYRQAGERYLLSEQWEKDDLVLNLVTLLAQCDRPIQERMVWHLLLCEDELGLRVGDGLGITPDDVRSLEPLASQTLSEEDERRRANLGANGPRDVRGHVMTHCVPNERDVRAAEPERVTAGQR
- a CDS encoding putative bifunctional diguanylate cyclase/phosphodiesterase; translated protein: MSGAWKGFLAGGATSTAAYQALPPGGAARAAAYHVLVLACVGVLVAAAARRRPPARRPWLVIAAGTAVFAAGDLVMLWTMLLTGEAPGHPGLADAFYLTSSPMLIGGIVLLVRARTAGRDRAGLLDSLVMGGAAAATAWVVLIEPATHEGQGSASWAAQVLMVAYPALDLVLLGAVLRLAMSPGARPAALWLLVGGCVLLLVADLVHGVRVVSGAVGAGDPFAVAWMPFFVLLAAAALEPGAARLAERSAVAPQRPTRARLATLGVAGLALPAAALLAHDTRARAVALAGVAVLSALVPLRMAGLVRELERSLAQVADLQRRRGERRVRALVQHAADIIVVLDAGLRITYASPSAARALGDDPVGWPPERWLERAMPDDPGALLAYLRAAAGAPAPTGFLCAFQVGGATKRLELLATDLLGDPDVRGLVVNARDVTEREALERRLRHQATHDGLTGLPDRALFIARADAAIARCRVRGDGHAALLYIDLDGFKEVNDSLGHEAGDRLLREIAARLLGALRGDDTAARLGGDEFAVLLGRVADLSEAEGVARRIVAELARPWREGDLELPLSASIGVALCGPDGGDATELLADADAAMYVAKRRQRGGHEVFREPMRQAITDRLRVTTELARAVERGRLAVQYQPLVRVATGEVVGAEALVRWPHPERGLLGPAEFVPLAEETGQIIPLGRWVLREACRQAAAWRASLPGGAGLEVSVNVSARQVQDPRMPGWVAEALEETGLDPAALVLELTETVLLDDPDRALEALRRLKALGVRLAIDDFGTGFSSLAYLARMPVDVLKVDRLFVEGADGGPDRSALVRGILDLAGSLGVPAVAEGVERPSQLAALDAFGCAYAQGYLVGRPMPPARFAALVAARARPDVPGGPAAAPATAARR